The Candidatus Neomarinimicrobiota bacterium genome contains a region encoding:
- a CDS encoding 4Fe-4S dicluster domain-containing protein has protein sequence MAEIEEKIKPAKKPKKPRPIAWVDWDGCTGCEVCIAFCPVDCMYLADSPESVIPGHAQIIVVDYEECIGCTICVVECPWDTIEMIMKEEVAEREEATNQGDIAFGKVETRFFG, from the coding sequence ATGGCTGAGATTGAAGAAAAGATAAAACCGGCGAAAAAACCGAAGAAACCGCGCCCTATAGCATGGGTGGACTGGGACGGCTGTACAGGCTGTGAGGTCTGTATCGCTTTCTGTCCCGTGGATTGTATGTACCTTGCCGATAGTCCGGAATCTGTAATTCCGGGGCATGCGCAGATAATTGTTGTCGATTACGAAGAATGTATCGGATGTACTATCTGCGTGGTAGAATGTCCATGGGATACGATCGAGATGATCATGAAGGAGGAGGTTGCGGAAAGGGAAGAAGCCACAAATCAAGGGGATATTGCGTTCGGTAAGGTGGAGACGCGGTTTTTCGGCTGA